A single window of Microscilla marina ATCC 23134 DNA harbors:
- a CDS encoding tetratricopeptide repeat protein: MCTNSGYVWTVFYICLFLPLYKLKAQNSQIDSLKTLLLASKPDTHRLHLLNELSKAYFKISSDTIRFFALREKQLAQNLKQIYWQASAENNLGISCFFEASYTRALQHYRRALQLYQSIRSERGISSVYNNLGNIERALGNYPKALDYYQRGLAIQEKIQDLGLLGVSYNNIGIIFKRQGEYNKAITYYLKSLQIRKKLQDYKGVVSCYTNLGVVYNKLKQYTKGLFYCKKSLHLAQRLKLNRALYYNNVGYAFFKLNQSDSALMYIQQGYAIAEKNQDKLGKIRAYLHLAWVYYAQKAYEKTIFVAKQALTIAQQLNRRDEISQLSHVLFQSHQQLAHYQLALKYHLLHTQSKDSLINDSKTKEITRLELSYVFDKKQAFLKMQQQVKEQKIRMDSEKKLVQERWYLFSALAGLFVLAIISTFVFRSRQIQKHLNSQLVKQKDKLVMLNEELLQTQDEITAQHNHIEQQHKALVEYKYNTEGSVRAARNIQLALLPFEKDLTKVFKKHFVVYRPKNIVSGDFYWIKTINEQRLIVVADCVGHGIPGAFMSLIGINLLDKIIFQEGLTDPAGVFERLHQEINQVLQQYIDAKWSMGMDAVLCSLVEQNDGNTRLVFSGAKNPLYYVLPGTTALEVIQGDRKSIGGTRGANKSFINKEMVFPPGTLLYAGSDGLQDQNNIARQTFGTRRLQAVLKSCASLPFAQQKQRIEHCIDEYMQGTTQRDDILWVGIEL; this comes from the coding sequence ATGTGTACAAATTCTGGCTACGTATGGACGGTTTTTTATATTTGTTTATTTCTACCTTTGTATAAGTTAAAAGCGCAAAATTCTCAGATAGACAGCCTGAAAACGCTTCTTCTAGCAAGCAAACCTGATACCCATCGACTACACTTATTGAATGAACTTTCTAAAGCCTATTTTAAAATTTCGTCAGACACCATCAGGTTTTTTGCCTTAAGGGAAAAACAACTTGCTCAAAATTTAAAGCAAATATATTGGCAAGCGAGTGCCGAAAATAATTTGGGGATTTCCTGTTTTTTTGAGGCAAGTTATACAAGAGCATTGCAGCATTATCGCCGAGCGTTGCAGCTATACCAAAGCATCAGAAGTGAGCGGGGAATATCTAGTGTTTATAATAATCTAGGGAACATCGAGAGAGCGCTGGGCAATTACCCAAAGGCGCTCGACTACTACCAACGAGGTCTGGCTATTCAAGAGAAAATCCAGGACTTGGGTTTATTGGGGGTTTCTTATAACAACATTGGTATTATCTTTAAAAGGCAGGGAGAATACAACAAAGCAATCACGTACTATCTAAAATCTTTGCAAATAAGGAAAAAACTTCAGGATTATAAAGGGGTCGTTTCGTGTTATACCAACTTGGGAGTTGTTTATAATAAACTGAAGCAGTATACCAAAGGGCTTTTTTACTGCAAAAAATCATTACACCTTGCACAACGACTGAAACTTAACAGAGCACTTTATTATAACAATGTTGGTTATGCTTTTTTCAAACTTAACCAATCAGACTCAGCATTGATGTATATTCAACAAGGGTATGCTATTGCAGAAAAAAATCAAGATAAGCTTGGTAAAATACGCGCTTACTTACATTTGGCTTGGGTCTATTATGCCCAAAAAGCATACGAAAAAACCATTTTTGTGGCAAAACAGGCTTTAACCATTGCCCAACAACTCAACAGAAGGGATGAAATAAGCCAGTTAAGCCATGTTTTGTTTCAAAGTCACCAGCAATTGGCTCATTATCAGTTAGCATTAAAATACCACTTGTTGCATACTCAAAGTAAAGATTCCTTGATTAATGACTCGAAAACTAAAGAAATTACCCGCCTAGAGCTGAGTTATGTTTTTGATAAAAAACAAGCATTTCTTAAAATGCAACAGCAAGTCAAAGAACAAAAAATCAGGATGGATAGCGAAAAAAAACTCGTGCAAGAGCGTTGGTACTTATTCAGCGCATTGGCAGGGTTGTTTGTGCTGGCAATCATTAGCACATTCGTTTTTAGAAGCCGTCAGATACAAAAACACCTAAATAGCCAACTGGTGAAACAAAAAGATAAACTGGTTATGCTCAATGAAGAACTCCTCCAAACCCAAGACGAAATTACTGCTCAACATAATCATATAGAACAACAACACAAGGCACTGGTGGAATATAAATATAATACAGAGGGGAGTGTAAGGGCTGCACGAAATATTCAACTTGCTTTATTACCGTTTGAAAAAGATTTGACAAAGGTGTTTAAAAAGCATTTTGTAGTGTATCGTCCTAAAAATATTGTATCAGGAGATTTTTATTGGATAAAAACAATAAATGAGCAAAGGTTGATTGTAGTGGCAGACTGTGTAGGACATGGGATACCCGGTGCATTTATGAGTTTGATTGGGATTAATTTGTTAGATAAAATTATTTTTCAGGAGGGGCTCACCGATCCGGCAGGTGTATTTGAGCGATTGCACCAAGAGATTAACCAAGTACTTCAGCAATACATAGATGCTAAGTGGAGTATGGGAATGGACGCTGTTTTGTGTAGCTTAGTTGAGCAAAACGACGGGAATACTAGACTGGTATTTTCAGGAGCCAAAAACCCTTTGTATTATGTGTTGCCTGGCACTACAGCATTAGAAGTGATTCAAGGAGATCGTAAGTCGATAGGTGGTACGAGAGGAGCAAATAAATCGTTTATCAATAAAGAAATGGTGTTTCCTCCAGGTACATTGCTTTATGCGGGCTCTGATGGTTTACAGGATCAAAACAATATTGCCCGCCAAACCTTTGGAACTCGTCGCCTACAGGCAGTTTTAAAATCTTGCGCCTCTTTGCCTTTTGCTCAACAAAAACAACGAATTGAGCATTGCATCGATGAATATATGCAAGGTACCACCCAACGTGATGATATTTTGTGGGTAGGCATTGAACTTTAA
- a CDS encoding Kelch repeat-containing protein has product MKRIILSFFYISMFASVLLTACSKKNEDPQPVTANPTTDNNSVALSIISIEPMKGKVGEQIKITINKKVNGAKVFFNNTLVKDMTTNGDKLVTVTIPDNATTGKVVVKQETETATSTTDFEITRPANQLASLPGEARSNVTTFAIDDKIYAGMGKVSGNYLKDFWVYDTGNDTWAQVANFPGESRTSAVSFVIGTKAYVGTGKGSKGKSYTDFWEYDASNDQWNQVAGFPGKARNQAVSFVLNGQGYVGTGRIDAATLVNGEVNGPATKDFWKYDPTSDKWIQVADFKGTERYSATSFTIDNKAYVGTGRSHDFYKDFWEYDPILDQWTQIADLPGKTRIGAVGFSFNSKGYVGLGIDDLSAAGTTYADDMWAYAPATKQWVSTNKPKSGARAYATAFGINSIGYIGLGDKLGKGSSLELWKYTP; this is encoded by the coding sequence ATGAAAAGAATCATTTTAAGTTTTTTCTACATCAGCATGTTTGCAAGCGTATTATTAACTGCTTGCTCAAAAAAGAATGAAGACCCACAACCTGTTACTGCTAACCCTACTACTGATAATAATAGTGTAGCCTTGTCTATTATATCTATAGAACCAATGAAGGGCAAGGTTGGGGAACAAATAAAAATTACCATTAATAAAAAAGTGAATGGTGCCAAGGTTTTCTTTAATAATACCCTCGTCAAAGATATGACTACTAATGGTGACAAATTGGTAACAGTAACTATTCCTGATAATGCCACTACTGGCAAGGTGGTAGTAAAACAGGAAACAGAAACTGCTACCAGCACTACTGATTTTGAGATAACTCGTCCTGCCAATCAATTGGCCTCTTTGCCTGGCGAGGCTCGATCCAATGTTACTACTTTTGCTATAGATGATAAAATATATGCAGGTATGGGCAAAGTTTCAGGAAATTATCTTAAGGATTTTTGGGTATATGACACTGGCAACGATACTTGGGCACAAGTGGCTAATTTTCCAGGCGAATCGCGCACCTCTGCTGTAAGTTTTGTAATAGGCACCAAAGCTTATGTAGGTACTGGTAAGGGATCAAAAGGAAAAAGCTACACAGATTTTTGGGAATATGATGCAAGCAACGACCAATGGAATCAAGTAGCTGGTTTTCCTGGTAAAGCAAGAAATCAAGCTGTAAGCTTTGTGCTAAACGGTCAAGGTTATGTAGGTACAGGTCGTATAGATGCAGCAACTCTCGTAAACGGAGAAGTTAATGGTCCAGCTACCAAAGATTTCTGGAAATACGACCCAACCTCAGATAAGTGGATACAAGTCGCTGATTTTAAAGGTACTGAACGGTATTCAGCCACTAGCTTTACTATTGACAATAAAGCTTATGTAGGTACTGGACGTAGCCATGACTTTTACAAAGATTTTTGGGAATATGACCCTATTTTAGACCAATGGACACAAATTGCTGATTTACCAGGTAAAACACGTATAGGAGCCGTGGGGTTTTCATTCAACAGCAAAGGATATGTGGGGTTAGGCATTGATGATTTGAGTGCTGCCGGAACCACGTATGCAGATGACATGTGGGCGTATGCTCCTGCTACCAAACAGTGGGTAAGTACAAACAAACCCAAAAGCGGTGCCAGAGCTTATGCTACTGCATTTGGCATTAATAGCATCGGTTATATCGGGTTGGGTGACAAGTTAGGCAAAGGAAGTAGCCTTGAATTATGGAAGTATACACCTTAA